The following is a genomic window from Neisseria zalophi.
GCAACACACATGATTTTTCCCTTGATCCGGTAGTGTTAAGCAGCAGTACCTTGATGACTGGCAGCCTGATACGCTCCGGCGTCGGTATCGGCTATCAGCCTTTATGGTGTGTGGAAGACGATTTAAACTCAGGCAAACTCGTGCGCCTGTTTCCTGATTACCAAGCACGCAATATCCGCTTATATGCCGCTTATGTGGACAGAACGTTTTTAAGTGCCAAAGTGCGTAGCTTTATCGATTTCCTCGAAGAAAAAACAACCTCTACGAGTAAGCCCCCCAAAGCTTTTTAAACCGTTTTTAAACATATAGTTTCAAACAAACTATTGAATAATAAAGGCCGTCTGAAATCATTTCAGACGGCCTTTATTATTCAATTATGCCTGCATGGCACTTCATCGGTATTCAATCGATTAACGAGTAAGCAGGCTTAATGCTTCCTGATACTTCTCAACGGTTTTCCGAATCACTTCTTCCGGCACTTTCGGTGCGGGTGCTTGTTTATTCCAGCCTCTTTGTTCCAACCAATCGCGCACAAACTGTTTATCGAAAGAAGGCGGATTGGTGCCGACACGGTATTGGTCTGCCGGCCAGAAACGGCTTGAATCCGGCGTTAACACTTCGTCCATCAACGTCAGCGTACCGTCTTCATCAATACCGAACTCAAATTTGGTATCGCAAATAATGATGCCGCGTGTTTTGGCATATTCGGCCGCTTCAGTGTACAACTGAATGGCTTTATCACGCACTTGGGCCGCCAATTCTTTGCCGATAATTTTTTCGCAGGCTTCAAAGCTGATGTTTTCATCATGATCGCCCACTTCGGCCTTGGTCGACGGAGTAAAGATCACTTCCGGCAGCTGTTGTGCTTCCTGCATGCCCTCCGGCAGCGCGATACCGCACACCGCACCTGTTTTTTGATATTCTTTCCAACCGCTGCCTGCCAGATAGCCACGCACAATCGCCTCCACTTTTACCGGTGTGAGTTTTTTGGCGACTACCGCGCGTTTCTCAAGCGTTTTGGCTTCCGCTTCGGGCAATACATCGTAAACTGTATCGCCGGTAAAATGATTCGGCATAATATGCGCCAGTTTGCCAAACCAAAAATTAGAAATTTGTGTGAGTATCTCGCCTTTTCCCGGAATAGGATCATCGAGAATAACGTCGAATGCGGAAAGCCGGTCGGAAGCCACCATCAACATACGCTTATCGTCTATTTCATAAAGATCGCGGACTTTGCCGGAATAAATTTTTTTCAAACTGATTGAAGACATGGTTTTCTCTTTATCGGAGGTTTTAGATCGGAAAATATTATTTTAACGGAAATCCCCCTCAAGCGTGCAGATTGTTCACAATCATCAGATAATCAAGCAAACCGATACCAATCTTTTCCACATTGTTTTTTGTTGTTCGCAAGCTTATATTAATGAACAAATATCTAATCAGGCCGTCTGAAATGTTCAGACGGCCTGATACTGCCGATTTATCCGTTCACAGGCAAAACACGTTATACTTTAGTCATTACCCTATTTTGCCATTGTTTTCTTCAAGGAACCCGCCATGATGCCCGAACAAAACCGTTTACTTTGCCGAGAATTGAGCCTGCTGGCATTTAACCGCCGTGTTTTGGCACAAGCACAAGATACACGCGTACCGTTGTTAGAACGTTTGCGTTTTTTATGTATTGTGTCATCCAATTTAGACGAGTTTTTTGAAGTGCGCATGGCTTATCTCAAACGCGAGATGAAGCAAAATCCCAACACCCTGCTCGATAACGGTAAAACACCGGCCGAGACCATTGCTAATGCACAACAAGAAGCCCGTGCGTTAATACGCGAACAATATGCTTTATTCAATGAAGTTTTACAACCGGCTTTAAGTAAAGAAGGCATTCATTTCTACCGCCGTCACAACTGGACGACCCAACAACGGGAATGGATCGAGGATTATTTCGATCGTGAATTGCTGCAAATCCTTACCCCCATTGGTTTGGATCCTTCCCACCCTTTTCCCCGACCGCTGAATAAATCCCTTAATTTTGCCGTCGAGCTGCTTGGTAATGATGCTTTTGGCAGGGCTTCGGGGATGGCGATTGTGCAGGCACCGCGTATTTTGCCGCGAGTGATTAAACTGCCGCCTGAAATCTGTAATGGTGAAAGTGGTTTTGTATTCCTTTCCTCTATTCTGCATGAATATGTAGACAAACTTTTTCCGGGTATGGAAGTCAAAGGCTGCCATCAATTCCGCGTAACCCGCGACAGCGACTTAACCGTTGATGAAGAAGACTTGAAAAATTTGCGCACCGCTATTCAAAGTGAGCTGAAAGACCGTGAATACGGCGACGGCGTGCGCCTTGAAGTGGCAGAAACCTGCCCACCGCATATTTATGAATTTCTACTCAGCCATTTCAAGTTGGATAGATCTGAAATGTATCAAGTAAAAGGGCCGGTGAATCTGGTGCGCTTAATGTCCGTACCCGATATGGTCGATCGCCCTGATTTAAAGTTTCCGCCCCGCACGGCGGGGTTGCCGAGAAGCGTTAGAAAAGGCAAACCCATTATTGAAACCATTGCATCGGCACCTTTATTGCTACACCATCCTTATCAGTCATTCGAGCCAGTTGTCCGCTTTATTCAAGAAGCTGCTATCGATCCCGATGTGGTTGCCATTAAAATGACGATTTACCGCACCGGCAGCAATTCGGAACTGGTTAAAGCATTGCTGCACGCTACTCAGGCAGGGAAAATCGTGACTGTAGTCGTGGAGCTAATGGCACGTTTCGACGAAGCCAATAACCTTAACTGGGCGCAACAGCTTGAAAATGCCGGCGCACACGTGGTTTACGGCGTATTCGGCTATAAAGTCCATGCCAAAATGGCACTGGTTATCCGCCGTGAAAACGGTGTCCTCAAACGTTATGCCCACTTGGGTACAGGCAACTATCACCAAGGCACCTCCCGCATCTATACTGATTTCGGACTGATTACCGCCGATGAAGAGATGACCGCCGATGTAAATACCCTGTTTATGGAAATCACCGGTTTAGGACAACCCGGACGTTTAAACAAACTGTATCAAAGCCCGTTTACCCTACACCCGATGATTATGGACAGTATCGAACGGGAACGGCTCAATGCCGAATCCGGCCGGCCGGCATGGATTATTGCCAAAATGAATTCGTTAATCGAACCTAGTGTTATCGAAGCACTCTATGCCGCCAGTGCTGCAGGCGTACAAATTGATTTAATTGTGCGGGGTATGTGCGCACTACGTCCCGAAGTGCCCGGTTTATCAGACAATATCCGGGTGCGTTCGATTATCGGCCGCCAGTTAGAACATGCCCGTGTATATTATTTCTACAATGACGGCGAAGAAGATACCTATATTTCCAGTGCCGACTGGATGGGTCGTAATTTTTTCCGACGAATCGAAACCTGTACCCCTATCGAGCAGCCTGATTTAAAAGCCCGTGTCATTCATGAAGGTTTAACCTTAGCCTTGCAAGACAACCGTCAGGCTTGGCTCATGCGCCCTGATGGTAGTTATGTCCGCGCAGAATCAGATAAAGATGGCAGCGAAAAAAGCTTGCAAGATGAACTTTGGGCTGAGTATGGCATTTAACATTCTATTTCCCATTATTTAGGAGGCCGTCTGAATATTTTTCAGACGGCCTCTTTCTTTGTTTTTAGATTTAGAAAAAATTTATTAATTTTTTAATATTTATCATAATTTAAATTTATATACTTTCATTTTATAAAAAGCCAAAAGCTTTTTTGCTATCCACAACAAAAATAAAACACAGTACCAACAATAATTAATTTAAGTATAAAATATATGAATAATATTAAACTTAAGTGTGGAACAAACATACACTTCAAGTATCCAAAAAGATCATCAGGCAGATAATGATTTCTGCCCATTGGCTAATCATTTATATATTGATAATAAGGATAAGCAGAATGGAAAATAAACTTGGCTTCAAGCCGATACCGGCAGTAATTGCTATTGCATTGGCGTTATTGATTTGGTTTGCTATTCCCGTGCCCGAAGGTGTCACACCGCAGGCATGGCATCTTTTGGCAATGTTTGTCGGCGTGATTGCCGCTATTATCGGTAAAGCTATGCCGATTGGTGCATTATCTATTGTCGCGATTATGCTGGTTGCGGTTACCGGCGTCACTTCCGACAACCCGGGTAGTGCTATTCAAGATGCTCTGAGTAGTTTTTCCAGTTCGCTGATTTGGTTGATCGGTATTTCCATCATGATTTCACGCGGTATTTTAAAAACCGGTTTGGGTGCACGAATCGGCTACCTGTTTATTTCGCTTTTCGGTAAAAAAACACTCGGTATCGGATACAGCTTAGCTTTATCGGAACTGATATTGGCACCGGTCACACCGAGTAATACCGCCCGCGGCGGCGGCATTATCCATCCGGTGATGAAAGCCATTGCCTCCAGTTACGATTCCGATCCGGAAAAAGGTACGCAAGGCCGTATCGGCCGCTACCTTGCTTTGGTCAACTACCACAGCAATCCGATTACTTCAGCTATGTTTATTACTGCAACCGCTCCTAACCCGCTGATTGTAGATATTATTGCCAAAGCCACCAATTCTAATATCCATCTGAGCTGGGGCACTTGGGCTTTGGCTATGCTGCTGCCGGGTTTGGCTGCTATGTTGTTAATGCCGTTGGTTTTGTATTTCGTTTATCCGCCCGAAATCAAAGAAACACCCAATGCCGCACAATTTGCCAAAGAGCGACTGAACGAATTGGGCCACATGAACCGTGGTGAAAAAATTATGCTGGGTATTTTTGCCTTATTGCTGATTTTGTGGGCAGGCATTCCGGCCATGCTGTTGGGTGACGGTTGGCGTGTGGATGCCACAACCACGGCATTTATCGGCCTTTCTCTATTATTATTATCGGGCGTGCTATCTTGGGATGATATTTTGAAAGAAAAAAGTGCATGGGATACCATCACTTGGTTTGCCGCTTTGGTGATGATGGCAACATTTTTAAACAAACTCGGTTTAATCACATGGTTTTCCAGTGTATTGGAAAGCAATATTCAGCAACTCGGTTTAGGCTGGGTAGGCGCATCCACCCTACTCTTGTTGGCCTATATGTATGCGCACTATATGTTTGCCAGCACCACCGCCCATATTACCGCCATGATGGGGGCTTTCTACGCTGCCGGTATCGCACTGGGTGCCCCACCGATGTTGTTTGCCCTAATCATGGCAGCCGCCTCCAGCCTTATGATGACACTCACCCACTACGCCACAGGCACATCACCGGTGATTTTCGGTTCGGGCTACACCACATTGGGCGAATGGTGGAAAGCCGGATTTGTAATGAGCGTGGTGGATTTATTGATATTTATCTTTATCGGCGGCATTTGGTGGAAAGTGCTCGGTTATTGGTAATATAAACCTTACATAGTTATTAATTCAGACGGCCTCCTCTACCTTCATCTAACTTTAAATGAGGCCGTCTGAAAAATATCGGCTTGATACCATCAAAAAATCCTCTGATTCCCGCTTAGATTAACTACGCAGGAATCAGAGGATTTTTATTTATATACAAGATATTATTTTTTACAATACTTTCACAATGCTTTCGCACAGATAACGGATATTGTCTTCGGTAATCCCTGCCACATTGATACGGCCGGAACGTACGGCATAGATGGCAAATTCGTCTTTCAAGCGGTCAACCTGCTCGGAGGTTAAGCCTGAGAATGAGAACATACCGTTTTGTTTCACAATAAAATCAAAATCCTGCTTAGCACCGTATTCTTTCAACATATCCACAAATTTTTGACGCATTTCTTTAATGCGACCGCGCATTTCATCCAACTCGGCAATCCATTGCGCTTTCAATGCTTCATCTTTTAATACCAAAGCAACCGTATTACCGCCATGTGAAGCGGGATTAGAATAAAGGGTACGGATAATAACTTTTACTTGACTGAAGGCACGGTTGGCCGCTTCTTCATCGGCAGCGACTAAGGTAAACGCACCGACACGTTCGTTATACATGCCGAAATTTTTAGAATAAGAGCTGGCCACCAATAATTCTTTTTTCACTTTGGCAAATGCACGCAAGCCGTAGGCATCTTCTTCCAACCCGTTGGCAAAGCCTTGATAAGCAAAGTCAAATAAAGGCAGCCAACCTTTTTCGGCAGACATTTTCGCCAATGTATCCCATTGTTCGGAGGTTGGATCAATACCGGTCGGGTTATGGCAACAGCCATGCAATAAAACCACATCACCCTCACCGGCTTGGCTTAAATCTTCAATCAAACCGTCCCAATCCAAGCCATGGGTGTTTTTATTGTAATAGCGGTAATCGCGGATATTCACGCCCACCGCTTTGAAAATCGCATTATGATTAGGCCAGGTTGGCGCGGAAATCCAAATATTTTTAGCCTCGGTTTGGCGTTTGATAAACTCTGCCGCTACACGCAAAGCACCTGTTCCGCCCAAACTTTGTGCGGTTTTGGCACGTTTATTAGCAATGATTTCGCTATCGGCGCCAAACAACAATTTTTGTGTTTGCGCATTATATTCAGCCACACCGTCGATGGTTAAATAGTTTTTGGTATCTTCTGTTGCCAATAGGCGCTTTTCCGCCTCTTTCACAGCTTTTACAATCGGAGTTTTGCCTTGGGCATCTTTATAAACACCGATACCTAAATTCACTTTTCCGGAACGGGTGTCGGCTTTAAATGCTTCGCCCAAGCCTAAAATGGGGTCTGCGGGTGCGGCTTCGATTTTATCGAAAAACATGCTTATACCTTTCTCAATCATTTTAAATAAACATAACAGGTTATTTACAATTTCTATATCTTACGCTCATTAACAGAAGATGAAAACAGCCCGATTATGAAATTCACAAGCAAATATTCAAACTTATGAAACTCACTGTATTTTATCCACCAAGTATTTCAATATTTTTCAGACGGCCTCATTCTCATAAAAAATGAATATATATTAGTCTTAAAAAATCCGCCTCTCTTTTTATACCAAAAATATAAAAAAGAGAGGCGGATTACTTATTTTAAATTATCTTTAACCTTGTGCCAAAGCTTCGCCAACAGCACGATGTGCTTGGTCAATAGCACCGTGAACATAAGGCATCCAACCGGAATCGGATCCGGCCATGAAAATATTACCTACAGGCTTTTGCATGGCTCCTGTTGCCTTTTCCGTGCTTTGTTCCGAATCCCACAAACCGGTTTGCTCATAGCTATAGCCATGTGCCCAACGGTTTAAGGTTACTGAAACCAATACATCATCCAAGTTTTCTCCGGCTACCTGATAGATACTGCGAAGCTGATCAAGCATTTGTTGTTTCAGATTATCAAAATTTTGCTGATAAAGTGCCCGACGGCCTTTTTTATACATTTCACGGGCGGTTTTTCCGGAAAAATCAGTGGCAATATGCACCATGTGGATAATCATCGGTTCGTCTGCAGTTTGTGGGAACTGATATCCGCCCATGCTGACAGGATCATCCAATTTAACCAAGCAATAGGCTGCATTAGGCGCATACAACGAATGCACGCCGAGTTTTTGGAATGCCTGCGAGTTTTTCACTGCCGCTTTGCCATATACCATCGGTATTTTCACATTGGTTTTAGCAGCATTTTTCTGAGCTTCGGGCATTTGCGGAATCACACGTGCCGCCAAGGCACTATGCCCTGCAAAAATAGCCTGTTTGGCCTGCACCTGTTTAAGATTAGCGCCATCGCGAGGCAGATAAGCAACGGCCACACCCTCATTATTATTTTCAAGTAATAAAGCCGTGCTGTTTAAACGGATATGTATCTTATTTTCCGGCACATCCAATTTACTGTAATCGAACTTGGCCAACACAATATCTTCCATCGTATCGCCTGCTGCAACGGCAGGAATCATTCTGCGCACCAACATACGCGCAATAGAGGCATTACCGTCAGGGAAATGATAGATATAGGGTTCTTCTTCGTATTCTTCCGTTTCCAAACCCAAATTCTGTACACCGGGATAACCGTCGTCTAAAGCCTCTTGTACGGAAATGGCATTAATCGCATGACCCCAATATTCCGAACTGATATTTTTAAGATATTTCAACGCACCTTCAGGCAATTTGACATAGTTTTTTAAGAAATCATAATAACTGGTGTTTTCGGCAAATTCCTTACGCCCGCTTTTGGTTTTGCCTTTAAGATAATCGGCCGGTTCGGCATAAAGCTTCATTAATGCCTGTTTATCTTCATCTGGTAACGGGAATTTTTCAATCACAGCAAGCGAATCTTCTTCATCTACCATGGGGATGCCACTCACCACAGCATCCTTGCCGAATGCCGCCTGATTAAAGAAAACCCCTTCTTTCAATTTACGGGTTTGTTCATATAAATCTTGATGAAAATATTGTTCGAATTTGGTGTAATCAATGCCCAAATCTTCCAGCAATGCCAAAGATTCTTCCGAATATTCGGATTTGGGCGAGTCAATCGATTCGCTGCCTGCATAAGAAATCAATAAACGACCGTCTACCGTAAATTCATTACGCTGTGCATGACCGCCGAAATCTTCGTGATTATCCAACAATAAAATTTTGGCATCAGGGCGTTGCTTTTGATAAAGATAAGCAGCTGTCAGCCCGCTCAAACCGGCACCTACTACCACTAAGTCATACTGTTCCTCCGCCTTACCGGGTAATTGATAGTTTTCTCCTTGTAAGGCAACACTATGAGCAGCAGTTTGTACGCCATCGGTATCACCACGTAAACCGAGCAGAGCAGGTGGATAATAATCGGCATTAACTGCTGCTGTGCCCGAACCCGCACTATTGGGCGAAAAAAGACGATAAACCGAATCACAACTGCTTAACATTAATGTACCGGCAACGGCTGTCGTACCTTTAAGGAAGGTACGGCGTGAGAAAAGACGTTTCATATTATGTTCCTAATTTTATTTTATTACACAAGTAATACTGTTCAATGACTCGATATCCAAAAATTATTGCTTAAATAAATACATTGAATACCTTTCCAAACAGTATATTTTATCAAATAACAATCAAAATAATAAATAAGAAAATTATATTTAAATAAAAATATTTATTATCAAAGCAATCAAATACCATGCAATTATTTTTCATTGTTTGATTACATTCTTCTGAAAAAAATAATAAAAAGTCGAATCCTAATTTTATTAGAATCCGACCTTTTTATGATTTGCTAATGTAATCTATTGGCTAGAGTATACCCGATTTCAGACGGCCTCTATCATCATATTTTCATCCATTATGAAAATAAACGTTTGGCCAGCTCGCCTGCCGGTTCGATACCGACTTTCTTCATTTCCTCCTGACGCGCCAATACATAGCTGCGTACGTCTTTCAACCATTGGGTAGAAAGTTCTTCCAATTTATCGTTGACCAAATCCAAGCCCAAGGTGCTGGAAAGTTTAACGGCCAAATCCATAAAGCGGTCAAACTGTTTCCCACCTGCCGGCACATGGGTAATGTCAAACAACATGCTAAAACCACGATAGGCTTGGCTGGAAAGCAGGCTGGATGTAAACGGGGAATTATCAAGTGTTACGATGCTGAATAAGGTTTCGCCTTTTTCATCCGACAAATGGAATGCTCCGTCGACACCCAATTCAAAACCTAAGTTTTCAACGGCCGAACGCAATTCCAATCCGCTGACGGTACCGCGTGAAACCAAATGCATGGCAATGGTTTGATCGACACGGGCACAAAGCTCGTCGAGCGGGCGGGCAACATTCAGGAAGGTTTCAATATCGGTCAGCATCAGGCCGCCATCCATTTTTTCGGCAAAACGGTTGATTTGTTCACCGAATTGCTCAAGCTCCTGAACCGTAGCCAAGCCGCTTCTGCTAATGGCCTGAAGGCCGATAATAAAGCCT
Proteins encoded in this region:
- a CDS encoding DASS family sodium-coupled anion symporter gives rise to the protein MENKLGFKPIPAVIAIALALLIWFAIPVPEGVTPQAWHLLAMFVGVIAAIIGKAMPIGALSIVAIMLVAVTGVTSDNPGSAIQDALSSFSSSLIWLIGISIMISRGILKTGLGARIGYLFISLFGKKTLGIGYSLALSELILAPVTPSNTARGGGIIHPVMKAIASSYDSDPEKGTQGRIGRYLALVNYHSNPITSAMFITATAPNPLIVDIIAKATNSNIHLSWGTWALAMLLPGLAAMLLMPLVLYFVYPPEIKETPNAAQFAKERLNELGHMNRGEKIMLGIFALLLILWAGIPAMLLGDGWRVDATTTAFIGLSLLLLSGVLSWDDILKEKSAWDTITWFAALVMMATFLNKLGLITWFSSVLESNIQQLGLGWVGASTLLLLAYMYAHYMFASTTAHITAMMGAFYAAGIALGAPPMLFALIMAAASSLMMTLTHYATGTSPVIFGSGYTTLGEWWKAGFVMSVVDLLIFIFIGGIWWKVLGYW
- a CDS encoding NAD(P)-binding protein; this encodes MKRLFSRRTFLKGTTAVAGTLMLSSCDSVYRLFSPNSAGSGTAAVNADYYPPALLGLRGDTDGVQTAAHSVALQGENYQLPGKAEEQYDLVVVGAGLSGLTAAYLYQKQRPDAKILLLDNHEDFGGHAQRNEFTVDGRLLISYAGSESIDSPKSEYSEESLALLEDLGIDYTKFEQYFHQDLYEQTRKLKEGVFFNQAAFGKDAVVSGIPMVDEEDSLAVIEKFPLPDEDKQALMKLYAEPADYLKGKTKSGRKEFAENTSYYDFLKNYVKLPEGALKYLKNISSEYWGHAINAISVQEALDDGYPGVQNLGLETEEYEEEPYIYHFPDGNASIARMLVRRMIPAVAAGDTMEDIVLAKFDYSKLDVPENKIHIRLNSTALLLENNNEGVAVAYLPRDGANLKQVQAKQAIFAGHSALAARVIPQMPEAQKNAAKTNVKIPMVYGKAAVKNSQAFQKLGVHSLYAPNAAYCLVKLDDPVSMGGYQFPQTADEPMIIHMVHIATDFSGKTAREMYKKGRRALYQQNFDNLKQQMLDQLRSIYQVAGENLDDVLVSVTLNRWAHGYSYEQTGLWDSEQSTEKATGAMQKPVGNIFMAGSDSGWMPYVHGAIDQAHRAVGEALAQG
- a CDS encoding amino acid aminotransferase, whose amino-acid sequence is MFFDKIEAAPADPILGLGEAFKADTRSGKVNLGIGVYKDAQGKTPIVKAVKEAEKRLLATEDTKNYLTIDGVAEYNAQTQKLLFGADSEIIANKRAKTAQSLGGTGALRVAAEFIKRQTEAKNIWISAPTWPNHNAIFKAVGVNIRDYRYYNKNTHGLDWDGLIEDLSQAGEGDVVLLHGCCHNPTGIDPTSEQWDTLAKMSAEKGWLPLFDFAYQGFANGLEEDAYGLRAFAKVKKELLVASSYSKNFGMYNERVGAFTLVAADEEAANRAFSQVKVIIRTLYSNPASHGGNTVALVLKDEALKAQWIAELDEMRGRIKEMRQKFVDMLKEYGAKQDFDFIVKQNGMFSFSGLTSEQVDRLKDEFAIYAVRSGRINVAGITEDNIRYLCESIVKVL
- a CDS encoding phosphoribosylaminoimidazolesuccinocarboxamide synthase; translated protein: MSSISLKKIYSGKVRDLYEIDDKRMLMVASDRLSAFDVILDDPIPGKGEILTQISNFWFGKLAHIMPNHFTGDTVYDVLPEAEAKTLEKRAVVAKKLTPVKVEAIVRGYLAGSGWKEYQKTGAVCGIALPEGMQEAQQLPEVIFTPSTKAEVGDHDENISFEACEKIIGKELAAQVRDKAIQLYTEAAEYAKTRGIIICDTKFEFGIDEDGTLTLMDEVLTPDSSRFWPADQYRVGTNPPSFDKQFVRDWLEQRGWNKQAPAPKVPEEVIRKTVEKYQEALSLLTR
- the ppk1 gene encoding polyphosphate kinase 1, coding for MPEQNRLLCRELSLLAFNRRVLAQAQDTRVPLLERLRFLCIVSSNLDEFFEVRMAYLKREMKQNPNTLLDNGKTPAETIANAQQEARALIREQYALFNEVLQPALSKEGIHFYRRHNWTTQQREWIEDYFDRELLQILTPIGLDPSHPFPRPLNKSLNFAVELLGNDAFGRASGMAIVQAPRILPRVIKLPPEICNGESGFVFLSSILHEYVDKLFPGMEVKGCHQFRVTRDSDLTVDEEDLKNLRTAIQSELKDREYGDGVRLEVAETCPPHIYEFLLSHFKLDRSEMYQVKGPVNLVRLMSVPDMVDRPDLKFPPRTAGLPRSVRKGKPIIETIASAPLLLHHPYQSFEPVVRFIQEAAIDPDVVAIKMTIYRTGSNSELVKALLHATQAGKIVTVVVELMARFDEANNLNWAQQLENAGAHVVYGVFGYKVHAKMALVIRRENGVLKRYAHLGTGNYHQGTSRIYTDFGLITADEEMTADVNTLFMEITGLGQPGRLNKLYQSPFTLHPMIMDSIERERLNAESGRPAWIIAKMNSLIEPSVIEALYAASAAGVQIDLIVRGMCALRPEVPGLSDNIRVRSIIGRQLEHARVYYFYNDGEEDTYISSADWMGRNFFRRIETCTPIEQPDLKARVIHEGLTLALQDNRQAWLMRPDGSYVRAESDKDGSEKSLQDELWAEYGI